Proteins from a genomic interval of Phlebotomus papatasi isolate M1 chromosome 3, Ppap_2.1, whole genome shotgun sequence:
- the LOC129806178 gene encoding uncharacterized protein LOC129806178, producing MSWKRPESVAFPQVWMTFEAKDPETGKSVQYRIQDLPEDRFQEAVHLIKTIFVRDEAMCKSLDCINDPVVERKSTDMLEEDIAQKTSLVCFKEGSDEICGLNVLRVHEKDAKEEERKISDKKTQEMFKTFAFIEKNADLYYRYEVDKYLHAFTLLVLPKYRGIGLSTEILKASIPFCRALGLKITAGIFTGTASQRSAAKAGFVEDYSVLYEDLAKYEPYVLFPNITATSVKFMSLHVPD from the exons ATGTCCTGGAAAAGACCTGAAAGTGTGGCATTTCCCCAAGTTTGGATGACATTTGAGGCAAAAGATCCTGAGACGGGAAAATCTGTTCAATACAGAATCCAGGATTTACCTGAAGATCGCTTCCAGGAAGCTGTACATCTCATAAAAACCATTTTCGTTCGAGATGAAGCCATGTGCAAATCTTTAG ATTGCATTAATGATCCGGTTGTTGAAAGAAAATCGACGGATATGTTGGAGGAGGACATAGCACAAAAAACATCATTGGTTTGCTTTAAAGAAGGTTCAGATGAAATTTGTGGCCTTAACGTCTTAAGAGTCCACGAGAAAGatgcaaaagaagaagaaagaaaaatttctgaTAAGAAGACCCAAGAAATGTTTAAGACTTTtgcatttattgagaaaaatgctGATCTTTATTATCGATATGAAGTGGATAAGTACCTCCATGCATTTACTCTTCTTGTTCTTCCTAAATATCGGGGTATAGGCCTGTCAACGGAAATCCTTAAAGCCAGTATTCCTTTCTGTAGGGCTCTAGGACTGAAAATTACTGCTGGAATTTTTACCGGAACTGCATCCCAGAGATCAGCCGCAAAAGCTGGATTTGTGGAAGACTATTCCGTGCTTTATGAAGATCTTGCCAAGTATGAACCTTACGTGCTGTTTCCTAACATTACAGCTACATCAGTAAAATTTATGAGCCTACATGTTCCGGATTAA